In Rhipicephalus microplus isolate Deutch F79 chromosome 7, USDA_Rmic, whole genome shotgun sequence, one genomic interval encodes:
- the LOC119179987 gene encoding protein-lysine N-methyltransferase EEF2KMT: protein MTISTLGCPTMTEKTLRSISTLFLACVPVAELRKLLDTVPRELLTQEFQEALIDRTVLHPTALAYPPRPAYITNFLKCLINKLEEKNVEITDSLYVHFAEKLGGVNSDQGIPGFVTYTIDARTTVTLKEHTAFVVGGTTGLTTWQASKFLSEWCLENRHLLRGKRILELGCGVGLTGIVVCKTCHPLWYTFTDGHGAVLRSLVDNLKWNGVTECRARVETLHWGEHESFEERCTADVILGADLVYDPEVVPALVTTLAAVLEHGGTAYIASTVRNPETRALFLSKLDEASLQYEPCAGPREKVFFYDRSCPVAIDKITACSR, encoded by the exons ATGACGATCAGTACACTCGGTTGCCCAACTATGACTGAAAAAACGTTGCGATCCATTTCGACGTTATTCCTCGCCTGCGTTCCCGTCGCCGAACTGAGGAAATTGCTG GATACAGTGCCGAGGGAACTACTGACGCAGGAATTTCAGGAAGCGTTGATCGACCGCACAGTTCTCCATCCTACTGCGTTAGCTTACCCGCCGAGGCCGGCGTACATAACCAATTTCCTCAAGTGTCTCATCAACAAG ctagaagaaaaaaatgtcgAGATCACGGACAGCCTGTACGTCCACTTTGCCGAGAAACTGGGAGGTGTGAACAGCGACCAAGGCATCCCCGGCTTCGTCACGTACACCATC GACGCTCGCACGACAGTCACGTTGAAAGAACATACGGCTTTCGTGGTTGGTGGGACGACAGGCCTCACAACATGGCAG GCATCAAAGTTCCTGTCTGAATGGTGCCTCGAAAATAGGCATCTCTTGCGTGGCAA GCGCATTCTAGAACTGGGGTGTGGCGTCGGACTGACTGGCATCGTCGTGTGCAAGACATGTCACCCCTTGTGGTACACATTCACTGATGGCCACGGCGCTGTTCTCCGCTCACTAGTGGACAACCTCAAGTGGAACGGCGTCACGGAGTGCCGTGCAAGGGTTGAAACGCTTCATTGGGGCGAGCATGAAAGCTTCGAGGAACGGTGCACAGCAGACGTAATCCTCGGAGCTG ATTTGGTGTACGACCCGGAAGTCGTGCCAGCCCTCGTCACGACCCTGGCGGCTGTGCTGGAGCACGGTGGCACAGCGTACATCGCGTCGACCGTCCGCAATCCCGAAACTCGTGCGTTGTTCCTCAGTAAACTAG ATGAGGCATCGCTGCAATATGAACCATGTGCAGGTCCACGAGAAAAGGTTTTCTTCTATGATCGCTCTTGCCCAGTTGCCATAGACAAGATCACAGCATGTTCTAGATGA
- the LOC119179451 gene encoding dihydrofolate reductase, translating to MCPSSAKNAVSCFAIVAMCRNRGIGVNNSLPWRLKKELAYFSRLTKEAAEGKQNAVVMGRLTWESLPPKFRPLSDRINVVVSKTLIEIPEGHHVAQSFPDAVQILQNLVDAGKVDKVFVIGGARLYRELMDSPHCSRIYLTEIDKEFECDVFFPEFDTSKFRLVREEGVPEEPQQEGDITYHFRVYERVKN from the exons ATGTGTCCAAGCAGTGCGAAGAACGCCGTGTCGTGCTTCGCCATCGTCGCCATGTGCCGCAACCGCGGGATCGGTGTCAACAACAGCCTACCGTGGCGTCTCAAAAAAGAACTGGCCTACTTCTCGCGACTCACGAAGGAGGCGGCGGAGGGAAAGCAGAACGCCGTCGTCATGGGCCGGCTCACGTGGGAATCACTGCCGCCGAAGTTCCGGCCCCTGAGCGACAG GATAAACGTTGTGGTGAGCAAGACACTGATCGAGATTCCAGAGGGACACCACGTGGCGCAAAGCTTTCCAGACGCTGTGCAGATTTTGCAGAATCTTGTCGATGCCGGAAAG GTTGACAAGGTGTTTGTGATCGGAGGGGCCCGGCTGTATCGCGAGCTGATGGACAGTCCTCACTGCAGCCGCATATACCTCACCGAAATCGACAAGGAGTTTGAGTGCGATGTTTTCTTCCCGGAATTCGACACCAGCAAGTTCCGACTCGTCAGAGAGGAGGGCGTGCCGGAGGAACCGCAGCAGGAAGGCGACATCACGTACCATTTCCGAGTGTACGAGCGCGTGAAGAATTGA
- the LOC119180044 gene encoding uncharacterized protein LOC119180044: MSYGRAPPTIDGMTSLKVDNLTYRTTPEDLKRVFERYGDVGDVYIPRHPYTRESRGFAFVRFYDKRDCEDAMDALDGYMMDGRELRVQMARYGRPTDPYRQSASSRRGPSSRRSRSRSRSRRRSRSRRRSRSRSRRRSRSRSRSRRRRSRSRSRRSRSRSRDRRRSRSKARKSRSRSRRKSRSRSRRKSRSKSRERSRSRRRETKRSRSKSRGHSRSKSRERSPSKHRSRSKSRERSPSKHRSRSKSKDRSQSRHRSRSKSEERSRSKHRSRSKSKERSRSKKRSESKERSPSKHRSRSRSKERSRSKSHRSRSRSRKESEPRDRSHSPAVNGDSRMRSASRSPREEGREDSRSRSRSRSPRRSGSPAQGESDEAGREKSRSRDRSRSKSQDSN, from the exons ATGAGCTACGGCCGTGCCCCGCCGACCATCGACGGGATGACCTCCCTGAAGGTCGACAACCTGACGTACCGCACCACGCCGGAGGATTTGAAACGCGTCTTCGAGAGGTACGGCGATGTCGGGGACGTCTACATCCCGCGTCACCCGTACACCAGGGAGAGCCGCGGTTTCGCCTTCGTCCGCTTCTACGACAAGCGCGACTGCGAGGACGCGATGGACGCGCTGGACGGCTACATGATGGACGGCCGCGAACTGCGCGTGCAAATGGCGCGCTACGGTAGGCCTACCGACCCGTACCGCCAGTCGGCGTCTTCTCGCCGCGGCCCGTCAAGTCGCCGGTCACGCTCGCGCAGCCGCAGTCGCCGCAGGTCGAG GAGCCGCAGGCGATCAAGGTCTAGGTCACGTCGACGATCGCGGAGCCGTTCTAGGTCGCGGCGACGCCGGTCAAGATCCCGATCTAGGAG GTCCCGAAGCAGATCAAGGGATCGCCGGCGTTCTCGAAGCAAAGCCAGGAAAAGCCGCAGCAGAAGCCGGCGAAAGAGCCGCAGTCGTAGCAGGCGCAAGAGCCGCAGCAAGTCGAGGGAGCGGAGCCGCTCTCGACGCCGCGAGACCAAAAGGAGCAGATCAAAATCCAGAGGCCACAGCCGCTCGAAGTCGAGGGAGCGCAGTCCCTCGAAGCATCGCAGCCGCTCGAAGTCGAGGGAGCGCAGTCCCTCAAAGCATCGCAGCCGCTCCAAGTCCAAGGACCGCAGCCAGAGCAGGCACCGTAGCCGCTCAAAGTCTGAGGAGCGAAGCCGAAGCAAGCACCGTAGTCGCTCCAAGTCCAAAGAACGCAGCCGAAGCAAGAAGCGCAGCGAGTCCAAGGAGCGGAGCCCCAGCAAGCACCGGAGCCGTTCTAGGTCCAAGGAGAGGAGCAGAAGCAAGTCTCACAGAAGCCGCAGCCGAAGTCGCAAAGAGAGCGAGCCACGGGATAGAAGCCACAGTCCAGCGGTGAACGGAGACTCCCGCATGCGCAGTGCATCCCGCAGCCCACGAGAGGAGGGCCGAGAAGACTCGCGGTCCCGTTCACGGTCGCGCAGTCCGAGGCGGAGCGGCAGCCCAGCGCAGGGAGAGTCTGACGAGGCAGGCAGGGAAAAGTCCAGAAGCAGGGACCGGTCGCGGTCCAAGTCGCAGGACTCCAACTGA